In Triticum urartu cultivar G1812 chromosome 6, Tu2.1, whole genome shotgun sequence, the following proteins share a genomic window:
- the LOC125515917 gene encoding ABC transporter G family member 37-like: protein MAAEQGEAAVMTEAEAKSFVEQLVGFTGDDHERFLLKIKNRFDRVGMELPTIEVRAVGLADDFAVGVSWVREDHVAQGFGRTDARLRTQDKAMQVSGRVTYNGHGMEEFVAEKAAAYVSQEDLHTGEMTVRETLAFSAECQGTGDRQDLLAELARREGEAGLTPEHDIDVFMKESAIGGKSNIVTNYIMQILGLHTCSDTLVGNDMARGISGGQRKRVTIGEMLIGPARSLFMDEISNGLDSSTAFQIVNFLGQLVHILGGTAVISLLQPSPETYDLFDDVMLLSEGHVVYQGPKENVIEFFESLGFRCPQRKAIADFLLEVTSIKDQKHYWTRDGETYQYITVEKFAEAFHAFHVGQIILKALEIPFEKNQSLSPALTNSKYGVSKRRLVNAISAREILLMRRNSSLYMVNFAHMAMIAFIALTIFWKSNMHHDSLTDGGLYLGVLFFLVGETMFSNLGDLGGTIMKLPLFFKERDVFYPAWAYTLPQWILKIPITLVEITILVSMTYYAVGFDPNIGRFFKQYFLLLALSQMSSSLFRLIAGVTRNMFAANIFGTFTMLLLLLLGGFLLSSENFNKFWMLGYWISPLMYAQTAISTNEFTSHRWSKALPGSTDPLGTSVLKSRGIFVEAKWYWIGLGVLIGYTLIFNGLYTAAFTYFKNTQILKEDGLFLFVAHGRGFSSLTNKALEKKFAKLSRDAPSKRSHQKRVMNELESPRNNGRVSLPFVPLSLTFDNIRYSVDIPKENKARGETKDRLEILKGVSGCFRPGVLTALMGISGAGKTTLMDVLAGRITGGYREGTITISGYQKKQETFCRIFGYCEQSDIQSPHLTVLESLLFSAWLRLPSEIDSLTRRIFVEDMLELLDLTSLGGAQVGHPGGYGLSSEQRKRLTIAVELVANPSIIFMDEPTSGLDARAAAIVMRTVRNLVDTGKTVACTIHQPSIDIFETFDELFLLNQGGEEIYVGPLGEKSLNMITYFEGIGINRIQEGYNPATWMLEVTSTVQEQMLGINLSVIFKQSELYQKNKALIKELSMPPPSSTDLHFSNKYSQSLVKQCLICLWKQNLSYWRNIHYTGSRYCITIIIALLFGTVFWDLGMKRARRQDLFNSMGSMYAAILMIGISNASGVQPVIAMERIVFYKERASRMYSSLPYTFAQVVIELPYIFVQTLIYGVLVYAMIGFEWTATKFFWYLFFMYFTFLYFTFFGMMAAGLSPSGGIAAIISSASYGLWNLFSGFLIPVYRIPIWWSWYYWICPVAWTLYGLVASQFGDVEEKLETGETVAEFLRSYYGFMHEFLGVIATVTMGCTVAFALLFGFSIKYINFQRR from the exons ATGGCGGCGGAGCAGGGAGAGGCGGCGGTCATGACGGAGGCAGAGGCGAAGTCCTTCGTCGAGCAGCTAGTCGGCTTCACCGGCGACGACCACGAAAGGTTCCTGCTCAAGATCAAGAACCGCTTCGACCG CGTCGGAATGGAGCTTCCGACGATCGAGGTGCGTGCGGTGGGGctggcg GATGACTTTGCTGTTGGGGTCTCCTGGGTCCGGGAAGACCACGTTGCTCAAGGCTTTGGCCGGACGGATGCTAGACTCAGGACTCAAG ATAAAGCGATGCAGGTGTCAGGGAGGGTGACCTACAACGGACACGGCATGGAGGAATTTGTCGCCGAGAAGGCAGCAGCATACGTTAGCCAGGAGGATCTCCACACCGGGGAGATGACCGTTAGGGAGACGCTCGCCTTCTCCGCCGAGTGTCAAGGCACCGGTGACCGTCAGG ATTTGTTAGCCGAGCTGGCGAGAAGGGAGGGGGAAGCGGGCCTGACACCGGAGCATGACATCGACGTGTTCATGAAG GAATCTGCAATCGGAGGCAAGAGCAACATAGTTACAAACTATATAATGCAG ATCTTAGGACTTCATACCTGTTCGGATACATTGGTTGGAAATGACATGGCAAGAGGTATATCCGGCGGACAAAGGAAACGTGTCACGATAG GAGAAATGCTCATTGGTCCGGCAAGATCCCTATTCATGGATGAGATCTCGAATGGGCTTGACAGCTCAACTGCATTTCAGATAGTGAATTTCCTAGGGCAATTGGTCCACATACTTGGGGGAACGGCTGTCATCTCTTTACTTCAACCATCACCTGAAACATATGATCTTTTTGATGATGTCATGCTCCTATCAGAGGGGCATGTTGTCTATCAAGGGCCCAAAGAGAACGTGATTGAGTTTTTTGAGTCCCTAGGCTTCAGATGTCCCCAGAGAAAAGCTATTGCCGACTTCTTGTTAGAA gtgacttcaaTTAAAGATCAAAAGCATTACTGGACAAGGGATGGTGAAACTTATCAGTACATCACTGTGGAGAAATTTGCAGAAGCTTTTCATGCATTTCATGTTGGTCAGATAATTCTAAAGGCCCTTGAGATCCCATTTGAGAAGAACCAGAGTCTATCGCCAGCTCTAACCAATTCAAAATATGGTGTGAGCAAACGACGGTTGGTCAATGCCATATCTGCTAGAGAAATCCTACTTATGAGAAGGAACTCGTCCCTATACATGGTTAATTTTGCACAT ATGGCTATGATAGCATTCATCGCGTTAACAATCTTCTGGAAAAGCAACATGCATCATGATTCATTGACTGATGGAGGGTTATATCTTGGGGTGTTGTTTTTCCTTGTGGGTGAAACCATGTTCAGCAATTTAGGTGACCTTGGCGGAACTATCATGAAACTGCCACTTTTCTTTAAGGAAAGGGATGTTTTCTATCCGGCATGGGCGTACACTTTGCCTCAATGGATTCTTAAGATTCCCATCACCCTTGTTGAAATCACAATATTGGTTTCCATGACATATTATGCAGTTGGGTTTGACCCAAATATTGGGAG GTTCTTCAAGCAATATTTTTTGCTTCTAGCACTAAGTCAGATGTCATCTTCCTTGTTCCGGTTGATTGCCGGAGTAACGAGAAACATGTTTGCAGCAAACATCTTTGGAACATTTACAATGCTTTTGCTTTTGCTCTTAGGTGGATTTTTACTTTCTAGCG AAAACTTCAACAAGTTTTGGATGCTTGGCTACTGGATCTCACCATTGATGTATGCACAAACTGCAATTTCGACAAATGAATTTACATCTCACCGCTGGAGTAAA GCACTTCCTGGGTCAACAGATCCATTAGGGACAAGTGTCTTGAAATCTCGAGGGATATTTGTGGAGGCAAAATGGTACTGGATTGGCTTAGGTGTACTGATTGGATACACACTTATATTTAATGGCCTCTACACCGCAGCTTTTACATACTTCAAAA ATACACAAATTCTAAAGGAAGATGGTTTGTTCTTGTTTGTAGCACATGGTAGAGGCTTTTCATCATTGACAAACAAGGCACTAGAGAAAAAATTTGCAAAACTGAGTAGGGATGCTCCCTCAAAAAGATCTCACCAGAAAAGAGTAATGAATGAATTGGAGAGTCCTAGAAACAACGGAAGGGTATCGCTTCCATTTGTGCCACTTTCACTTACCTTTGACAACATAAGGTATTCAGTAGACATACCAAAG GAAAATAAAGCACGGGGTGAGACAAAAGATCGTTTGGAAATACTAAAGGGTGTGAGTGGTTGCTTTAGACCAGGTGTGCTGACTGCATTAATGGGCATTAGTGGTGCCGGAAAAACAACGTTGATGGATGTGTTAGCAGGAAGGATAACCGGAGGCTACAGAGAGGGGACTATAACTATCTCGGGCTACCAAAAGAAGCAAGAAACCTTTTGTCGTATATTTGGATACTGTGAGCAGTCAGATATCCAGTCTCCACACTTGACTGTTCTTGAGTCACTTCTATTCTCCGCGTGGCTTCGATTACCATCAGAAATTGACTCATTAACAAGAAGG ATATTTGTTGAGGACATGCTGGAGCTCTTGGATCTCACATCATTGGGAGGTGCACAAGTTGGACATCCTGGAGGATATGGTCTCTCAAGTGAGCAACGGAAGAGGCTGACCATTGCAGTAGAGCTTGTAGCTAATCCTTCTATTATTTTCATGGATGAGCCAACATCAGGGCTTGATGCTAGGGCTGCAGCAATTGTAATGAGGACTGTCAGGAACCTAGTGGACACTGGTAAAACTGTTGCCTGCACCATTCACCAGCCAAGCATAGACATATTTGAAACTTTCGACGAG CTTTTTCTACTGAATCAAGGAGGGGAGGAGATCTATGTTGGTCCACTAGGCGAGAAATCTTTGAATATGATCACATACTTTGAG GGAATAGGCATCAATAGGATACAAGAGGGGTATAACCCCGCAACTTGGATGTTGGAGGTGACCTCAACAGTACAAGAGCAAATGTTGGGGATTAATCTTTCTGTAATATTCAAACAATCAGAGCTATATCA GAAGAACAAGGCCTTGATAAAGGAACTAAGTATGCCTCCTCCTAGCTCAACCGATCTCCATTTTTCTAATAAGTATTCACAATCTTTAGTGAAGCAATGCTTAATATGCTTATGGAAGCAAAACTTATCATATTGGAGGAATATTCATTACACCGGGAGTAGATATTGTATCACCATAATCATAGCATTGCTTTTTGGCACGGTATTCTGGGACCTTGGAATGAAAAG AGCGAGACGACAAGATTTGTTCAATTCCATGGGGTCCATGTACGCTGCCATTCTAATGATCGGTATTTCGAATGCATCGGGTGTCCAACCGGTGATTGCAATGGAAAGAATAGTGTTCTACAAGGAAAGAGCATCTCGAATGTACTCATCCCTACCGTATACATTTGCACAG GTTGTAATTGAGCTCCCATACATATTCGTTCAAACTCTTATTTATGGAGTTTTGGTATATGCAATGATAGGATTTGAGTGGACTGCAACCAAATTCTTTTGGTACTTGTTCTTCATGTACTTCACATTCTTGTACTTCACATTCTTTGGGATGATGGCTGCGGGACTTTCACCCAGTGGTGGTATTGCAGCAATTATATCATCTGCATCCTATGGCCTATGGAACTTGTTCTCTGGGTTTCTCATCCCAGTTTAT AGAATTCCTATCTGGTGGAGTTGGTATTACTGGATATGCCCGGTTGCATGGACATTGTATGGTCTAGTCGCTTCACAATTTGGGGATGTCGAGGAGAAACTTGAGACTGGTGAGACTGTAGCAGAGTTCCTGAGGAGCTACTATGGTTTCATGCATGAATTCTTGGGAGTGATTGCCACAGTGACTATGGGATGCACTGTGGCTTTCGCCCTCTTGTTTGGCTTTTCTATCAAGTATATCAACTTCCAAAGGAGATGA